Proteins encoded in a region of the Bactrocera tryoni isolate S06 chromosome 4, CSIRO_BtryS06_freeze2, whole genome shotgun sequence genome:
- the LOC120774831 gene encoding LOW QUALITY PROTEIN: tetratricopeptide repeat protein 28 (The sequence of the model RefSeq protein was modified relative to this genomic sequence to represent the inferred CDS: substituted 1 base at 1 genomic stop codon): MTNYENLLNLPLNCNANENSGGLATQEIIKMSQRDFSENEPECTPELPAANRALFLEKVRQSNAACQSGDFVTAVMLYTDALQLDPGNYILYSNRSAARLKQGQFALALQDATKARELCPQWPKAYFRQGVALQCLGRYGEALASFSAGLAQDTQHKQLLAGLMEASVKSPLRHALEPTFQQLRAMNLDQSPFVVISVVGQELLQAGQYHSAVTVLEAALRIGSCSLKLRGSVFSALSSAHWALNQLDKAIGYMQQDLAVAKSLGDTAGECRAHGNLGSAYFSQGSYKEALTAHRYQLVLAMKCKDTQAAATALTSLGHVYTAIGDYPNALASHKQCVQLVKQIGDRLQEAREIGNVGAVYLAMGEFDSAVDCHTQHLRLARKLGNQVEEARAYSNLGSSHHYRRNFAQAITFHEQVLRISKQLGDRNIEARAYAGLGHAARCAGDCVQAKKWHEKQLEMALAARDKVGEGRACSNLGIVYQLLGEHDAALKLHQAHLTIARQLHDRAGMGRAYGNIGNAYSAAGLYEAAIKYHKQELTISKEVHDRSAEASTHGNLAVAYQALGAHDMALMHYRAHLNIARELKDTAGEACALLNLGNCFSSRQEFAQAVPYYEQYLMLSQELGDVAAEGKACHFLGYVHYCIGNYREAVRYYDQDLALAKDLQDKINMGRAYCNLGLAHLALGNTQAALECQKYFLAVAHMTNHLPGKFRALGNIGDILVRTAEHEEAVKMYQRQLTLARHARERPLEAAACGALGLAHRLIKKFDKALGYHTQELALRQEMSDLPGECKAHGHLGAVHMALGNYQHAVKCYQEQLGRAQELQDSGIEAQSFGNLGIAKLNMGLYEDAIGYLEQQLGTLERVNMPTTQHDRARALGHLGDCYDALGDFEEGIKCHERHLQLATALQSYRDQERAYRGLGHSHRALGNLQEALVCLEKRLVVAHELGSPEVKAVAYGDLGNIHSALGNYEQAVNCLEHQQEIARELGDRALVSDATSALGNVYQRMSDADGALRLHKMDLEMCEHLGAGALQARACGNLGAVYESIRSFVDAVKFYEKQLALTADRLSKAYACGSLGRVFHQMGQHPQAINFLRQGLSIAQSINKSEEEAKIRYQLGLALRASDDNEDARTQMETAAQLLESVRYDQRSPEGRTSLFDLQTSCYHILQQILVATQRSEDALVAAERCKARTSPDTNSISRKTTITCSESIYDIVNRTKTNVLYFSLAGDELYAWFLQPQKGIVRFHVVHINEETLKISSEKLTEHSKNTQQKGSLLERYINMVRDNLGVNSDSVLLEGDGSGWRSSSENLLDDFANERSGFLRMVNRNHLMNSSNYSLSSLFSLGSVGGSVASLQGSTRSIGSLQGSTRSRRAPTLPAWQGPTCLHTLYNLLLEPFDDLLPSGCSVSRQGRKELILVLENELYLVPFAILRSSKEDGEYLSERCSIITIPSLQSLRLKSKILRTRELTENLSTALVVGGPRIPSVLSETWGWSESPASLQEAAMVADMLQAKAIAGCNATKEAVISELPTAECVHFAANLSWKLGAVVLSPGDVVDSQTQKRYYQSTTGAGTQEEETNELSGGNIELPQLSDFILSAADVLTMKLNAKLVVLSSYHSIEPITGAGVANLAGSWLCAGAGAVLISLWPVPETAAKILLRAFYSALLQGARAARALAEAMQTVQHTKHFAHPANWAGFLLIGGNVRLSNKVAMMGNALCELMRTPDKCRDALRVCLHLVEKSLQRIHRGQKNAMYTTQKSIENKAGPVGGWKDLLMAVGFRFEPAANGIPSSVFFPQSDPEDRLSQCSASLQALLALTPLTLQALAKLVNSADVADDIITLIRNVLAQFPPKGAAETEACIEIPLSVRLWRVAGCHELLASIGFDLTEVGQDQVTLRTGKQANRRNCQFVLQALLALFDTQEAPKSLGLDSSSSCESLADETHAELQVSVSNPALALTSTPTATTSHLLADTTKPLGLGLPLPPLNRTRVISSSGSAFISYVRRRGEPDGGRTDTESIPSAPDSAGSALYPTQDSSLANTTDSELSDGYISQAHINKTTGPRLGYSSLRAPVRVSRPGGGGESDAAFTPSPPVTTQNPVEQNVSMALAHQTRIRNLYSSAGMNYLGDSVIPEMSVVPNGISRRPDSSSSASSTTDWEISGHATVLRRNNQPPPHPGHMPPLPPPRPPMSHFRLKPKIKLGNAQSSVAARLSKEHALFMDRLNIRTEAPTNMNANHQGASGTASALAGSRKPLNLPEEDDNALIVNASNLYFSQADTELLNEAKKDLKSTATNATTKSIQDSIMRHMNRETPTISEVYHERNLGLGLAPPLSKLLLSKNYDDEPSVSSSSSKLSNTCTIKSIVDAVSELELSGTSSSSSVSTANTKTMNIPPHSTANSISNPTNVSSNXTCSICGEPADIICRCKAATVQKKGTLKPWLSNVPSSIVKASELTTADILERQHKIKMNVGTIKTKAEVVTNMTMTNVKRASSPFNEFCRRDEGDGRSVADSQCSSTYKTAAAVLGNNANGNGGTASNKEGAKSATQTGGNAVLGRKM, encoded by the exons AATGAGCCCGAATGCACACCGGAGCTGCCGGCCGCCAACCGCGCACTATTTCTGGAGAAGGTGCGCCAATCGAACGCCGCCTGCCAGAGTGGCGACTTTGTCACTGCCGTCATGCTTTATACGGACGCGTTGCAGCTCGATCCGGGCAACTATATACTCTACAGCAATCGTTCAGCGGCACGCCTCAAGCAGGGTCAGTTCGCGCTCGCACTACAGGACGCCACAAAGGCACGCGAATTGTGTCCGCAATGGCCGAAGGCGTACTTTCGGCAAGGTGTCGCACTGCAGTGTCTTGGTCGTTATGGTGAGGCGTTAGCTTCATTTAGCGCTGGTCTGGCGCAAGATACACAACACAAGCAGTTGCTGGCCGGATTGATGGAGGCGTCAGTGAAGAGTCCCCTGCGACATGCGCTGGAGCCCACATTTCAACAACTGCGCGCCATGAATCTAGACCAGTCACCATTTGTGGTGATATCCGTGGTCGGACAGGAGCTGCTACAGGCTGGTCAATATCATTCTGCAGTCACAGTGTTGGAAGCGGCTTTGCGTATCGGTTCCTGTTCCCTGAAATTACGAGGTTCTGTCTTCAGCGCCTTAAGTTCGGCGCATTGGGCGCTTAATCAGTTAGATAAGGCCATTGGTTATATGCAGCAGGACTTGGCAGTGGCTAAAAGTCTTGGCGATACGGCGGGAGAATGTCGCGCACATGGTAATCTTGGCTCGGCTTACTTCAGTCAAGGTTCATATAAGGAAGCGCTCACGGCACATCGTTACCAACTTGTGCTCGCGATGAAGTGTAAGGATACGCAAGCCGCCGCTACAGCGCTCACTTCATTAGGACATGTTTACACGGCTATTGGTGATTACCCCAATGCCTTGGCCAGCCACAAACAATGCGTGCAACTGGTGAAGCAGATCGGCGATCGCTTGCAGGAGGCGCGTGAGATCGGCAATGTCGGCGCTGTTTACTTAGCAATGGGTGAATTCGATTCGGCCGTTGATTGTCATACACAACATTTACGGCTGGCGCGCAAGTTAGGCAATCAAGTTGAAGAGGCGCGCGCTTACTCGAATCTCGGCTCAAGTCATCATTACCGACGCAACTTCGCGCAAGCAATCACTTTTCATGAGCAAGTGTTGCGCATCTCCAAGCAGCTGGGTGACCGTAATATTGAGGCGCGTGCATATGCTGGACTGGGACACGCGGCACGTTGCGCTGGTGACTGCGTGCAAGCGAAAAAATGGCATGAGAAGCAACTAGAAATGGCGCTGGCTGCACGCGACAAAGTGGGTGAGGGTCGCGCTTGTTCCAATTTAGGTATTGTCTATCAACTACTCGGCGAACACGATGCCGCGCTTAAGTTACATCAGGCCCATCTAACTATCGCGCGGCAGTTGCACGACCGCGCGGGTATGGGTCGCGCTTATGGCAATATTGGCAATGCCTACTCAGCCGCTGGACTCTATGAGGCGGCCATCAAATACCACAAGCAAGAATTGACGATCAGTAAGGAGGTGCACGATCGGAGCGCTGAAGCATCCACACATGGTAATCTCGCAGTTGCGTACCAGGCTTTGGGCGCGCACGATATGGCGCTTATGCATTACCGCGCTCATTTGAATATCGCGCGAGAACTTAAGGACACGGCTGGTGAAGCCTGCGCTCTACTAAATTTAGGCAATTGCTTCAGCTCACGCCAAGAGTTTGCTCAGGCGGTGCCCTACTACGAACAGTATTTGATGCTCTCACAGGAACTGGGCGATGTGGCAGCTGAGGGTAAAGCATGTCACTTTCTGGGTTATGTCCACTACTGCATTGGTAATTATCGAGAGGCGGTGCGATACTACGACCAAGACTTAGCATTGGCGAAAGATTTGCAGGACAAAATAAATATGGGACGCGCTTACTGTAATTTGGGTCTAGCGCATTTGGCTTTGGGCAATACGCAAGCTGCTCTGGAGTGTCAAAAGTATTTTCTCGCTGTGGCGCATATGACAAATCATCTTCCAGGCAAGTTTCGTGCGCTCGGCAATATCGGTGACATATTAGTGCGTACAGCTGAGCATGAGGAGGCAGTTAAAATGTATCAACGGCAACTTACACTTGCGCGACATGCACGTGAACGACCGCTTGAGGCCGCAGCTTGCGGTGCGCTCGGCTTGGCACATCGTCTTATAAAGAAATTCGATAAAGCACTCGGCTATCACACACAGGAACTGGCGCTAAGGCAGGAGATGTCCGATTTACCCGGCGAGTGTAAAGCGCATGGTCACTTGGGCGCTGTTCACATGGCTTTAGGGAACTACCAACACGCGGTCAAGTGTTATCAGGAACAACTAGGACGTGCTCAAGAGCTGCAGGACTCCGGTATCGAAGCTCAATCTTTCGGCAATCTGGGCATCGCCAAACTTAACATGGGTCTATATGAAGATGCCATCGGTTATTTGGAACAACAATTAGGCACCCTGGAACGCGTTAATATGCCAACTACACAGCATGATCGCGCGCGTGCACTTGGTCATCTGGGCGATTGCTATGATGCCTTGGGCGACTTTGAGGAAGGCATTAAGTGTCATGAACGTCATTTACAACTTGCTACTGCGCTGCAAAGCTATCGCGATCAGGAACGCGCCTACCGTGGTCTGGGACATAGCCATCGCGCGCTTGGTAATCTGCAAGAAGCACTCGTTTGTTTAGAGAAACGGCTGGTTGTGGCGCACGAACTCGGTAGTCCTGAAGTGAAAGCAGTTGCGTATGGAGATTTAGGAAATATACACTCGGCGCTAGGTAACTACGAACAAGCTGTCAACTGTTTGGAGCATCAACAAGAAATCGCGCGTGAGTTGGGCGATCGCGCTTTAGTTTCAGATGCCACTAGCGCCTTGGGTAATGTCTATCAACGTATGAGCGATGCCGACGGCGCATTACGTTTGCATAAAATGGATTTGGAAATGTGTGAACACTTGGGCGCTGGTGCGTTACAAGCGCGCGCTTGTGGAAACTTGGGCGCAGTTTACGAATCCATACGCAGCTTTGTTGATGCAgtgaaattttacgaaaaacaaTTGGCGTTGACAGCAGATAGGCTCAGCAAGGCATATGCTTGTGGTTCCCTCG GtcgcgtttttcatcaaatgggTCAGCATCCTCAAGCCATTAATTTTCTGCGACAAGGTCTGTCGATCGCACAATCGATCAACAAATCGGAAGAAGAGGCCAAAATAAGATATCAACTTG GTCTTGCTCTACGCGCTTCCGATGACAACGAAGACGCGCGCACACAAATGGAAACCGCCGCACAGCTGCTGGAGTCTGTGCGATATGATCAGCGCAGTCCTGAAGGTCGCACAAGTCTTTTCGATCTGCAGACGTCTTGCTATCACATTCTACAACAAATTCTTGTCGCAACTCAACGCAGTGAAGACGCATTGGTAGCCGCAGAGCGCTGCAAAGCACGCACCAGCCCAGACACGAACAGTATATCTCGTAAAACAACCATTACTTGCAGCGAATCCATCTATGACATTGTTAATCGTACCAAGACCAACGTACTATACTTTAGTTTAGCCGGCGATGAACTCTATGCTTGGTTTCTCCAACCACAGAAGGGAATTGTGCGTTTCCACGTTGTACACATTAATGAGGAGACCCTTAAGATATCCAGTGAGAAACTTACAGAACACTCAAAGAATACACAACAAAAAGGTAGTCTCCTGGAGCGCTATATTAACATGGTGCGCGATAATTTGGGCGTAAACTCAGATAGCGTTCTACTAGAAGGCGATGGTAGTGGCTGGCGATCGAGTTCCGAAAATCTACTTGATGATTTTGCCAACGAACGAAGTGGTTTCCTGCGCATGGTCAATCGTAACCACTTGATGAATTCGTCCAACTACTCCTTAAGTTCGTTATTCAGTTTGGGCTCTGTGGGTGGTTCAGTGGCAAGTCTGCAAGGCTCTACACGCTCCATAGGTAGTCTACAGGGCTCTACACGCTCGCGACGTGCACCCACTTTGCCCGCTTGGCAGGGCCCCACTTGCTTACATACACTCTATAATCTACTCTTGGAGCCATTCGACGACTTGCTGCCATCAGGTTGTTCAGTTTCACGACAAGGGCGAAAGGAGCTCATTTTGGTGTTGGAAAATGAACTTTACCTAGTGCCATTCGCCATATTACGCAGCTCCAAGGAAGATGGCGAATACTTATCAGAACGTTGTTCAATAATTACGATACCCTCGTTGCAATCGCTCCGTTTGAAGAGCAAAATCCTACGCACACGTGAACTTACGGAAAATCTAAGCACTGCCTTGGTAGTCGGCGGTCCTCGTATACCTTCCGTACTGTCCGAAACGTGGGGTTGGTCGGAATCACCTGCTTCGTTGCAAGAAGCCGCTATGGTTGCTGATATGCTACAAGCAAAGGCCATTGCGGGCTGCAATGCCACCAAAGAAGCAGTTATATCTGAGCTACCAACCGCAGAATGTGTACACTTTGCCGCTAACCTCAGCTGGAAGCTGGGAGCGGTAGTGTTAAGCCCAGGCGATGTGGTGGATTCGCAGACGCAGAAACGTTATTATCAATCGACGACCGGTGCTGGCACACAGGAGGAGGAAACTAATGAACTTTCTGGTGGCAATATAGAGTTGCCACAACTCTCAGACTTTATACTGTCCGCTGCAGATGTGCTCACCATGAAACTCAACGCTAAATTGGTTGTGTTGAGCTCCTATCATTCGATTGAACCCATTACTGGTGCAGGTGTTGCCAACTTGGCAGGTAGTTGGCTATGTGCTGGTGCAGGAGCTGTACTTATATCTCTATGGCCAGTACCCGAAACAGCTGCCAAAATATTATTGCGCGCGTTTTACTCCGCGCTCTTACAAGGTGCACGCGCTGCTAG agCTCTCGCCGAAGCCATGCAGACAGTCCAGCACACTAAACATTTTGCTCATCCTGCCAACTGGGCTGGTTTCCTTCTAATTGGTGGTAATGTGCGTCTTTCCAATAAAGTTGCCATGATGGGAAATGCACTGTGTGAACTAATGCGTACGCCCGATAAATGTCGCGATGCTCTACGTGTCTGCTTACACCTAGTTGAAAAGAGCTTACAACGCATACATCGTGGTCAAAAGAATGCAATGTACACAACACAGAAAAGCATTGAGAATAAGGCAGGACCAGTAGGCGGTTGGAAAGATCTTCTGATGGCAGTAGGTTTTCGCTTTGAGCCTGCTGCTAATGGCATACCATCAAGTGTTTTCTTTCCGCAATCCGATCCGGAAGATCGTCTTTCACAATGCTCCGCTAGCCTACAAGCCTTGTTGGCATTGACGCCGCTCACTTTGCAAGCGTTGGCAAAGTTAGTCAATAGCGCCGATGTGGCGGATGATATCATTACACTTATAAGAAATGTTTTGGCACAATTTCCGCCCAAAGGTGCCGCTGAAACGGAGGCCTGCATAGAGATACCCTTGAGTGTGCGCTTGTGGCGCGTGGCAGGTTGTCACGAACTTTTGGCATCCATTGGTTTCGATCTAACAGAGGTCGGCCAGGACCAAGTAACATTACGTACAGGCAAACAAGCGAACCGCCGCAACTGTCAATTTGTACTGCAGGCTTTGTTGGCACTATTTG ACACTCAAGAGGCACCGAAAAGCTTGGGTTTGGACTCATCCAGCAGCTGTGAATCGCTCGCTGACGAAACACACGCCGAATTACAAGTATCTGTATCCAATCCAGCACTCGCGTTAACATCAACACCTACAGCAACTACATCCCACCTATTGGCAGATACCACCAAACCCTTGGGACTTGGTTTGCCATTGCCACCACTTAATCGCACACGCGTGAttagcagcagcggcagcgcaTTTATATCGTATGTACGCCGTCGCGGTGAACCAGATGGTGGACGTACTGACACTGAATCTATACCAAGCGCGCCAGACAGTGCTGGTTCAGCACTTTATCCCACGCAGGATTCTAGCTTGGCCAACACTACTGACAGCGAACTATCAGATGGTTACATCTCGCAAGCGCATATTAATAAAACCACAGGACCTCGTTTAGGTTATTCCAGTTTACGTGCACCCGTACGCGTATCACGTCCTGGTGGTGGTGGTGAAAGTGATGCCGCATTTACTCCCAGTCCTCCGGTGACTACACAAAATCCAGTGGAGCAAAATGTATCCATGGCGTTAGCACATCAAACTCGTATACGTAATCTTTATTCAAGCGCAGGTATGAACTATCTAGGTGATAGTGTCATTCCAGAAATGAGTGTTGTGCCAAATGGCATTTCCCGACGTCCAGACAGCTCCAGTTCGGCTAGTTCCACCACCGACTGGGAAATATCGGGACATGCAACGGTCTTACGACGTAACAATCAACCACCTCCGCATCCTGGACATATGCCTCCACTGCCACCACCTAGAC CGCCGATGTCACACTTCCGTCTTAAACCTAAAATTAAACTGGGTAACGCACAGTCATCGGTGGCTGCACGTCTCAGCAAAGAGCATGCACTCTTCATGGATCGACTTAATATACGTACAGAAGCTCCTACAAATATGAATGCGAACCACCAAGGTGCTTCTGGCACAGCCAGCGCACTTGCTGGTAGTCGCAAGCCTTTAAATCTGCCCGAAGAAGACGATAATGCGCTTATTGTAAACGCATCGAATCTATACTTCTCTCAAGCCGATACCGAGCTGCTAAACGAGGCAAAGAAGGACCTCAAATCAACAGCCACAAATGCTACAACG AAGAGTATACAAGACTCAATAATGCGACATATGAATCGCGAAACTCCCACCATCTCGGAGGTATACCATGAACGTAATCTTGGTCTAGGCCTAGCGCCACCACTCTCCAAATTACTCCTAAGCAAGAACTACGACGATGAGCCCAGTGtgagtagcagcagcagcaaactTAGCAATACCTGTACCATAAAGAGTATTGTTGATGCTGTCAGTGAGCTGGAACTCAGTGGTACCTCCTCCTCATCATCAGTGAGCACGGCTAACACGAAAACTATGAATATACCACCACATAGCACAGCCAATAGCATTAGCAACCCGACTAATGTCAGCAGCAACT AGACTTGCTCCATTTGTGGTGAACCCGCAGACATCATTTGTCGTTGCAAAGCGGCCACGGTACAAAAGAAAGGCACACTCAAACCCTGGCTAAGCAATGTGCCTTCGAGTATAGTGAAAGCCAGTGAACTGACCACCGCCGATATATTGGAACGACAGCATAAGATCAAAATGAATGTCGGCACGATCAAAACGAAAGCCGAGGTAGTCACAAATATGACTATGACAAATGTTAAACGCGCCAGCAGCCCCTTCAACGAGTTCTGCCGTCGGGATGAGGGTGATGGCAGATCCGTAGCGGACTCACAATGCAGCAGTACCTACAAAACGGCGGCGGCGGTGTTGGGTAATAACGCTAATGGAAATGGTGGCACAGCGAGTAACAAGGAAGGCGCAAAAAGTGCTACTCAAACCGGAGGCAACGCTGTGCTGGGTAGAAAGATGTGA